A segment of the Halogeometricum sp. S3BR5-2 genome:
ATGATGACGACGGTCACCGGTATCGGCGTCCTCGTCATCGCCGTGACGCCCATCCTCGGGCAGTTCGGGCTGCTCATCGGGATTAGCATCCTGTACTCGTACCTCGCTTCGGTGTTCGTCCTCCCGTCGGCGCTCGTCCTCTGGGACCGTTACATCGACTACAGAACGACCGCGCACGGAGGTGACACGGATGCCAACTCAGTCTGAGACCGCGGAACTGCTCGAGTGGTTCGGCCTCTCGAGCTACGAGGCGAGCGTGTTCGTCGCGCTCCAGCGACTCGGTCGCGGCACCGCGAAGGAGATTGCCAGCCTCTCGGGCGTCCCGCGCTCGCAGATATACGGCGCCGCGGACTCCCTACAGGAGCAGGGGCTGGTCGAGGTCCAGCAGTCGAACCCGCGGATATACCGTCCCATCGCGGTCGACGAGGCCATCGACCAGTTGAAACAGCGGTACGAGCGCCGGACCGCGGACGCCGAACAGCAGCTAAAGCAGATCCGAAACGAGCGTCGGAGCCGCGAGCAAGAGCAGAAGGAGGACGTCTGGACCGTCAGCGGCGCAGCGGCGGTCAAATCGCGCATCGCCAAGATCGTCTCCGACACCGAGGAGCGACTCGTCGTCGGCATCGACGAAAACTCCCCGCTCTTCGAGCAGTTGGTGACGCAACTCGCGGAGAAGAGCGAGCAGGGCGTCGAAATCGTCGTCGTCACCGAGAGCGAGACAGCGGCCGAGCGGCTCGAACCGTTCGCGAGCGTGGTCAAACACCGCGAGGCGGCGGGTGCCGACGTTCCGAGACCGCAGCACGTCCTCATCGCGGACGACGAGACGATTCTGCTCGGCGTGCAGGCGAACGAGGAGGAGACCGCCATCTGGAGTTCGGGTACGAACTTCGCGAAGGTGCTCATCCAACTCGCTCGGAGCGGGATGGACCGAGACTCGTAGTCGAACCGAACGCTCATCCGCTGCGACCCGTCCCCGTTCACCGTCCTGACAGGCGCTTGCTACCGCTCTGCACGATTTCGGCGCCTCTTCTGTGCATAATCTGCGACGTCGCCGACCGGCCTCGTCGGACGATACGAGTCCGGAATCGAGAACCGGTAGATAGACGCCACGATGCGACCGTTATCTCCGCCTGATGGGGATTCACGGCATCTCTTATCATATTTTATCTGAGAGTAGTGTACGTTTGAATAACATCTCCGGTTAAGACACGGTTATAATTCGATATTCCGTTAAAAACAATGCCGACGGGCGCATTGGTCCCTACTGAGATGTGGTGCTCGAATTCGTATCGTCCGTCGTGCGCACGCCGGAGATTCGACTCGGTCTCGGTTGGTGCGTACAGATGAGCGATACGAACGACGATACAGGTTCGATCTCTCCGGACGCCGACGTCGGTCACGGAGAGGGAGCCGACCCCGTGTTGGGAGACGAAGCCGTCGTCCGCGCGGGGACGGTCATCTACCACGACGTCGTCGTCGGCGACCGGTTCCAGACGGGCCACGACGCGCTCGTCCGCGAGGAGACCGAGATCGGCGACGACGTCCTCGTCGGGACGCACACCGTCATCGACGGCCGCTCGACCATCGGGTCCGGCGTCAGCCTCCAGACGCGTGTCTACGTCCCCTCCAACACGACCATCGGCGACGACGTGTTCGTCGGTCCGGGCGCGGTGTTGACGAACGACCCGCACCCGATACGGCGCGACGACGAGTTGGTCGGGCCGACCATCGAAGACCACGCCTCCATCGGCGCGAACGCGACCGTCCTCCCCGGCGTCACCGTCGGTCGAGGGGCGTTCGTCGCCGCCGGAGCCGTCGTTACCAAGGACGTGCCGCCCGAGACCTTAGCCGTGGGGTGTCCGGCGAGGCACGAGGAACTCCCGGAGAAACTGCGCGGCGAGAACAAGATCCGGTAACGCTATGATACACATCGCAAATCCGACGCTCGGAAGGGAAGAGAAAGATCGCGTAACGGAAGTCATCGACTCGGGC
Coding sequences within it:
- a CDS encoding acyltransferase, encoding MSDTNDDTGSISPDADVGHGEGADPVLGDEAVVRAGTVIYHDVVVGDRFQTGHDALVREETEIGDDVLVGTHTVIDGRSTIGSGVSLQTRVYVPSNTTIGDDVFVGPGAVLTNDPHPIRRDDELVGPTIEDHASIGANATVLPGVTVGRGAFVAAGAVVTKDVPPETLAVGCPARHEELPEKLRGENKIR
- a CDS encoding TrmB family transcriptional regulator; translation: MPTQSETAELLEWFGLSSYEASVFVALQRLGRGTAKEIASLSGVPRSQIYGAADSLQEQGLVEVQQSNPRIYRPIAVDEAIDQLKQRYERRTADAEQQLKQIRNERRSREQEQKEDVWTVSGAAAVKSRIAKIVSDTEERLVVGIDENSPLFEQLVTQLAEKSEQGVEIVVVTESETAAERLEPFASVVKHREAAGADVPRPQHVLIADDETILLGVQANEEETAIWSSGTNFAKVLIQLARSGMDRDS